In the Variovorax sp. S12S4 genome, one interval contains:
- a CDS encoding imm11 family protein yields the protein MTKLLTLNLRRDVPAPEATPHQADLARIFDDLSIELNEGQLCGRNWERMRVALRDDREGPAGLTDFIMTVPFWIVSQRFALLLQAHQCQCEFLPLEVTYKKTSLTGEFFALNVLAVEGTAIDLSQSKFDPRLLKHGLMRDVSKLVLKPDALTSTPLAYLPQIGQIAVQDGLSKRIEQELLAVKLLEPSVFTS from the coding sequence ATGACAAAGCTGCTGACCCTCAATCTTCGGCGAGACGTCCCGGCACCAGAAGCGACTCCTCATCAAGCGGACCTCGCCAGGATATTTGACGACTTGAGCATCGAACTCAATGAAGGTCAGCTTTGCGGACGGAACTGGGAGCGGATGAGGGTCGCCCTTCGAGATGATCGGGAAGGCCCTGCGGGGTTGACCGACTTCATCATGACGGTCCCTTTTTGGATCGTCTCACAGCGGTTTGCGCTCCTCTTGCAAGCACATCAGTGCCAATGCGAATTTCTTCCTCTAGAAGTCACCTATAAGAAGACGAGCCTGACGGGCGAGTTCTTCGCGCTCAATGTTTTGGCCGTGGAGGGAACGGCAATCGATTTGTCTCAGTCGAAATTTGATCCGCGGCTGCTCAAACATGGCTTGATGAGGGATGTGAGCAAGCTCGTTCTGAAGCCCGACGCATTAACCTCTACGCCGCTGGCATATCTACCGCAAATTGGTCAAATTGCAGTGCAAGATGGGTTGTCCAAAAGAATCGAGCAAGAGCTTCTTGCCGTGAAATTGCTAGAGCCTTCAGTCTTCACCAGTTGA
- a CDS encoding ankyrin repeat domain-containing protein, with product MNLLRTFCTAIASVLLVYASAASAQRATEASASEQEMLEAIETLNYSRAEKLLQRGFVPNTPFSGSGTSATHVAARIGDAKMLALFVEHGATVDLPTQDIRRDSPLLIAADAGNLGTAHYLLAHGANPNYQNGVRNDDYAVAHYANTSQNALKMLKLLSLYKTNFNVTSLTKTSVLNTAIFSGHADAADFLLTNGVDGEAKDLAGLRPVCHAVLQEDLGVIRVMVKHRVSLNHLDCADGVYGGLSPLHVASGAGSIEIVRVLTKAGASLELRSTRGMLPEDLAKAQGHTEIASYLRGLMMGRRKRGAHMG from the coding sequence ATGAATCTGTTACGAACTTTCTGCACCGCTATTGCTTCCGTATTGCTGGTGTACGCCAGCGCGGCATCTGCACAACGAGCGACCGAAGCATCGGCGAGCGAACAAGAGATGTTGGAGGCCATCGAGACTCTCAACTACTCGCGGGCAGAAAAGCTGCTTCAGCGTGGCTTCGTTCCAAACACGCCATTCTCGGGATCAGGTACTTCGGCAACGCATGTCGCCGCACGCATCGGTGATGCGAAGATGCTTGCGCTTTTCGTTGAGCATGGCGCGACAGTCGATTTGCCGACACAAGACATCAGGAGGGATTCGCCACTCTTGATTGCCGCAGATGCGGGAAATCTGGGAACAGCTCACTATCTGCTGGCTCATGGTGCAAATCCGAACTACCAAAATGGCGTCAGGAACGACGACTATGCCGTCGCTCACTACGCCAACACGAGCCAGAACGCATTGAAGATGCTGAAGTTGTTGAGTCTCTACAAGACCAACTTCAACGTGACTTCCCTGACCAAAACTTCCGTCTTGAACACTGCAATTTTCTCAGGCCACGCTGACGCTGCAGACTTTCTGTTGACCAATGGCGTCGACGGAGAAGCGAAGGACCTTGCCGGATTGCGCCCTGTATGCCATGCAGTTCTTCAAGAAGACCTAGGCGTGATTCGCGTCATGGTCAAACATCGCGTCTCACTGAATCATCTTGATTGCGCTGATGGCGTGTATGGTGGGCTCTCACCGCTGCACGTCGCGTCCGGGGCCGGATCGATAGAAATCGTGCGCGTGCTAACGAAGGCTGGCGCGAGCTTGGAATTGCGTTCGACCCGAGGAATGCTCCCGGAAGATCTCGCCAAGGCGCAGGGGCACACGGAAATTGCATCCTACCTAAGAGGGCTGATGATGGGGCGCCGAAAGCGGGGCGCGCATATGGGTTGA